In Pseudorca crassidens isolate mPseCra1 chromosome 16, mPseCra1.hap1, whole genome shotgun sequence, one DNA window encodes the following:
- the SMNDC1 gene encoding survival of motor neuron-related-splicing factor 30 isoform X2 translates to MSEDLAKQLASYKAQLQQVEAALSGNGENEDLLKLKKDLQEVIELTKDLLSTQPSETLASSDNFASTQPTHSWKVGDKCMAIWSEDGQCYEAEIEEIDEENGTAAITFAGYGNAEVTPLLNLKPVEEGRKAKEDSGNKPMSKKEMIAQQREYKKKKALKKAQRIKELEQEREDQKVKWQQFNNRAYSKNKKGQVKRSIFASPESVTGKVGVGTCGIADKPMTQYQDTSKYNVRHLMPQ, encoded by the exons atgtcAGAGGATCTAGCAAAGCAACTGGCAAGCTACAAAGCTCAACTCCAGCAAGTTGAAGCTGCGCTGTCTGGAAATGGAGAAAACGAAGATTTgctaaaattaaagaaagattTGCAA gaagtTATAGAACTAACCAAAGACCTTCTGTCAACTCAACCTTCTGAAACGCTGGCAAGTTCAGACAATTTTGCTTCTACTCAGCCCACTCATTCATGGAAAGTAGGAGACAAGTGTATGGCAATCTGGAGTGAAGATGGACA GTGTTATGAAGCGGAGATTGAGGAGATAGATGAAGAAAACGGCACTGCTGCAATCACTTTTGCTGGCTATGGCAATGCTGAAGTGACTCCACTGTTGAACCTCAAGCCtgtagaagaaggaaggaaggcaaaggAGGACAGTGGCAACAAACCCATGTCAAA aaaagaaatgattgcCCAGCAGCGtgaatataaaaagaagaaagctttGAAAAAAGCACAGAGAATAAAAGAACTTGAACAAGAAAGAGAGGACCAGAAGGTGAAATGGCAGCAGTTCAACAACAGAGCctattctaaaaacaaaaaaggccaG GTAAAGAGGAGTATTTTTGCTTCACCTGAGAGTGTAACTGGCAAAGTTGGAGTAGGAACTTGTGGAATTGCTGATAAACCTATGACACAGTATCAAGATACCTCTAAATACAATGTTAGGCATTTGATGCCTCAATAA
- the SMNDC1 gene encoding survival of motor neuron-related-splicing factor 30 isoform X1, which produces MEVIELTKDLLSTQPSETLASSDNFASTQPTHSWKVGDKCMAIWSEDGQCYEAEIEEIDEENGTAAITFAGYGNAEVTPLLNLKPVEEGRKAKEDSGNKPMSKKEMIAQQREYKKKKALKKAQRIKELEQEREDQKVKWQQFNNRAYSKNKKGQVKRSIFASPESVTGKVGVGTCGIADKPMTQYQDTSKYNVRHLMPQ; this is translated from the exons ATG gaagtTATAGAACTAACCAAAGACCTTCTGTCAACTCAACCTTCTGAAACGCTGGCAAGTTCAGACAATTTTGCTTCTACTCAGCCCACTCATTCATGGAAAGTAGGAGACAAGTGTATGGCAATCTGGAGTGAAGATGGACA GTGTTATGAAGCGGAGATTGAGGAGATAGATGAAGAAAACGGCACTGCTGCAATCACTTTTGCTGGCTATGGCAATGCTGAAGTGACTCCACTGTTGAACCTCAAGCCtgtagaagaaggaaggaaggcaaaggAGGACAGTGGCAACAAACCCATGTCAAA aaaagaaatgattgcCCAGCAGCGtgaatataaaaagaagaaagctttGAAAAAAGCACAGAGAATAAAAGAACTTGAACAAGAAAGAGAGGACCAGAAGGTGAAATGGCAGCAGTTCAACAACAGAGCctattctaaaaacaaaaaaggccaG GTAAAGAGGAGTATTTTTGCTTCACCTGAGAGTGTAACTGGCAAAGTTGGAGTAGGAACTTGTGGAATTGCTGATAAACCTATGACACAGTATCAAGATACCTCTAAATACAATGTTAGGCATTTGATGCCTCAATAA